The Pyxidicoccus sp. MSG2 DNA segment TCGACACGGTACTGGCCGGTGCCGAGGCGGGTGATGGTGTTGCCGCCGCCGGTGGAGTTGAACGAGTAGGAGCTGCTGGGCGCGTAGCTCACGGACGTCGGCTGGTCCGCCCAGACGAAGCCGAAGGCGGCGGGGATGATTCCGCGGATCCACGGGAGGGCGACGTCGACGCGCGAGCCCGTGGCGGCGCCGGTGTTGATGCCACAGCCCGCCGGCGAGTTCGTGTGGGTGGCCACGAGCTGGAAGACGCCGCCGACCTGGGTGAACACCGAGCCGCCGCTGTCTCCGCCGCACATCTCCTCGGTATTGACGTTGAGGTAGAAGAGGTCGAGCGCGCTCGAGCCCGTCACCCGGAACTGCCCCTCCTGCATGTTGTCGGGGGTGGTGTTGTCTTCGATGCGGCCCCAGCTGGCCGGCGTCACGGCGGCGTTGACCGCCGGAATCGCCGTGGCGAGCTGCACGATGGGGGCGTTGGACGGCGTGGCGAGCCGGAGCAGCGCGAGGTCATTGGTGTTGTTGAGGAAGACCTCGGCACCCTGGATGACCTGGCCGCGGCTGGTGTCGCTGATGCGGGTGCGGTTGAGCGACGCCCAGATTTCGGTGGCCGAGAACTCCCCGGCGGAGATCGTGCCGTCGAGGTTGGCGTCGAAGCAGTGCTGCGCCGTCAGGACCCAGCCTGGAGCGATGTGCGAGCCACTGCAGGTGCGATTCGCGGTCGAGGTGGCGGAGCTGGTGTGCAGCGAGACTGCCCACGGATAGGTGCCGTCGGGAACAGCCGTTCCCCGGGCAATCTCGTGCGGCTGCTCCGCCAGTTCGTTGCTCGAGGGCTCTTCGCCCTCGGGCACGCCGCACCCGACACTGCCCGCGAGCAGGGCCAGGACACTCCACTTCATGCTCTTCATGGTTCTTCCCCTATGGTTTTCGGAGCGCGTTCCGTCATGCGCGAGCAGCAACGTGTTCGCGTGTGCAGCGCTCGTGCACCGCGCGGGTGAGATCGGAGAGTGCCGCCGGGGTTCTGGGTGTTGCTGGCATGACCACACCCTGAACGGGGCTCGGCTGACTTTTCCCTCACCCCTTCGAGCCGTAGGGCTTCGCTCTCCGCGGCCCCACCCGATCGGAGTGACTGCTCAGCCTCGTCTTGCGACCGCTCACCCGGGGTTCCCCGAATCCCTGACTGCCGGGCCGTAGCCTGCTTCTCGTCATCTCCCATGGAGGAAGCGGATGAATGCGAGGCCTGTCAGACAGCCGGACCCGATGCAGGTGGCCCCTGTGCTCCCCCCAGCGCGGAAGGGCACGCCGGTACCGCGCACGGTGCTGTTGGTGAATCCCTTCTATCCCAAGGACGTGAACGCGAGCTTCGGCAAGCACGTGCTCACGCCCACGCTCGCGCTCACCAGCCTCGCCGGAGCCACGCCCCCCGAGTGGCGCGTGCGCTACTGGGATGAGAACCTGCTGCAAGGCGCCCCGCCCATGGAGGAGGTGCCGCAGGTGGTGGGCATCAGCGTGCACCTCACCTTCGCCCGGCGGGCCTATGCCCTGGCCGCCTGGTTCAAGGCGCACGGCTGCATCGTGGTGATGGGCGGCCTGCACGCCCTCTCCTGCCCGGACGAGGTACAGGCGCACGCTGACTCCATCTGCGTGGGCAACGGCGTGCCCGTCTGGCCGCGGATGCTGCGGGACATCGAGCGCGGGGAACTCGAGCCCCGCTACAGCGCCGAGTACCGCGACTACGCCGCCGACCCTCCTCCGGACCGGAGCATCCTGCCGGACCATGGCTTTCTCACCCCCGCCTCGCTCATCGCCACGCAGGGCTGCCACAACCGGTGTGACTTCTGCTACCTGGCCACGGGCGACACGCGCATCAAGTACCAGATGCGCACCCCGGCCCAGGTGGCCGAGGACTTCCGCTCCACGGGCGCGCCCTATGGCGTCTTCGTAGACAACAACCTCGGCTCGAGCCGCCGCTACCTGCGCGAGCTGTGCCAGGCCCTGGCCCCGCTGGAGAAGATCTGGAGCGCCGCCGTCACCCTGGATGTGACAGACGAGCCTTCCCTGGTGCGGGAGATGGCGCTCGCCGGGTGCACGGGGGTCTTCATCGGCTTCGAGAGCCTGACCGACGACAACATCCGCGCGGCGGGAAAGAAGAGCCCGCGCGCCGAGGACTACGCGCGCCGGGTGGAGGTGTTCCACCGCAATGGCATCCAGGTGAATGGCAGCTTCGTGCTGGGCTTCGACCACGATCGGCCGGAGGTCTTCGAGAACCTGGCGCGCTGGATAGAAGACACCCGCCTGGAGTGCGCCACCTTCCACATCCTCACGCCCTATCCGAACACGCCGCTGTTCCGCCGCATGGAGGCCGAGGGGCGGCTGCTGCACCAGGACTGGTCTCTCTACGACACGGCGCACTGTGTCTTCCGCCCCAAGCACATGAGCCCCGAGGAGCTGGAGGCCGGCTATGCGTGGATCTACCGGCGACTCTTCTCGCTCTCCTCCATCTGGGCGCGCAGGCCCCGCCAGGCCAGCGCCGTGCTGCCGTATCTGGCGATGGCGCTGCTCTACAAGCGCAGCAACTTCCTGTGGCGCTTCCTCATCCGCCACCGCCTCACGCACAAGATGTGGTCGCCGCTGGTGCGCCTCACCCGCCTGCGCCACCTGCGCTACCGCCGGCGGCTGGCGCGCGAAGGCTCGCTGCCCGGGCACATGGTGTCCCCCATCCGCCCCAGCGTGTAGCAGCCAGCATCTTCGTCACCGCCAGTCGAAGGCTGGAGTCACAACGGTAC contains these protein-coding regions:
- a CDS encoding B12-binding domain-containing radical SAM protein; its protein translation is MNARPVRQPDPMQVAPVLPPARKGTPVPRTVLLVNPFYPKDVNASFGKHVLTPTLALTSLAGATPPEWRVRYWDENLLQGAPPMEEVPQVVGISVHLTFARRAYALAAWFKAHGCIVVMGGLHALSCPDEVQAHADSICVGNGVPVWPRMLRDIERGELEPRYSAEYRDYAADPPPDRSILPDHGFLTPASLIATQGCHNRCDFCYLATGDTRIKYQMRTPAQVAEDFRSTGAPYGVFVDNNLGSSRRYLRELCQALAPLEKIWSAAVTLDVTDEPSLVREMALAGCTGVFIGFESLTDDNIRAAGKKSPRAEDYARRVEVFHRNGIQVNGSFVLGFDHDRPEVFENLARWIEDTRLECATFHILTPYPNTPLFRRMEAEGRLLHQDWSLYDTAHCVFRPKHMSPEELEAGYAWIYRRLFSLSSIWARRPRQASAVLPYLAMALLYKRSNFLWRFLIRHRLTHKMWSPLVRLTRLRHLRYRRRLAREGSLPGHMVSPIRPSV
- a CDS encoding S1 family peptidase, producing the protein MKSMKWSVLALLAGSVGCGVPEGEEPSSNELAEQPHEIARGTAVPDGTYPWAVSLHTSSATSTANRTCSGSHIAPGWVLTAQHCFDANLDGTISAGEFSATEIWASLNRTRISDTSRGQVIQGAEVFLNNTNDLALLRLATPSNAPIVQLATAIPAVNAAVTPASWGRIEDNTTPDNMQEGQFRVTGSSALDLFYLNVNTEEMCGGDSGGSVFTQVGGVFQLVATHTNSPAGCGINTGAATGSRVDVALPWIRGIIPAAFGFVWADQPTSVSYAPSSSYSFNSTGGGNTITRLGTGQYRVEMPGLGQSNGNVQVTAYGSANRCKAASWVPSGTTEHVYVQCHTPAGVAADTTFVAQYYRAGAGNPEQGAYLWANEPTSASYTPSLQYAYNSRGGTNTVSRSSVGVYSATLPGFTTTGGNVQVTAYGSSSEYCKVSSWATNVVNVRCFDSAGSPVDTLWSMRYTDQHVANDGQLGAYAWSSDATAASHTPSLSYQWHSLGNTLTATHPSTGTYVVTIPNMASFNKTSAMVTAYGGTNLYCNVGSWGSAGAGGTQVTVHCRNPTGTLTDSLFTLSYITNL